From a region of the Nyctibius grandis isolate bNycGra1 chromosome 10, bNycGra1.pri, whole genome shotgun sequence genome:
- the C10H8orf48 gene encoding uncharacterized protein C8orf48 homolog produces MATASADISGNYEKWRMELSQSCSSSGLDYSEDTFEPFSEEEAACWQRESELSESSCSTEDLECSAVSDTLESMSWLAGQNRADEQSEVADSAAIERDVMGKLIDPKNKEAGIKQDKSVIKTRAETTELLDGELDALWSFCTVKISKMRQQLISKQANGDKSRKLQRGFTAKKPETSDLRCIVPGQLMNRIRLKNIRDTVKQVTEAQIHESSACPDCQKKKAELAKIAFLRRKKVLMENALIQEQLEEQIYSRDVLTLIGEALRSFPKPSEDPRNLWQRLKVKGRTEFGECLKSSASLEG; encoded by the exons ATGGCGACTGCCTCAGCAGATATCTCTGGCAACTATGAAAAGTGGCGGATGGAATTGAGCCAGAGCTGCAGTAGCTCTGGTTTGGACTATTCAGAAGATACCTTTGAGCCCTTCAGCGAGGAGGAAGCAGCCTGCTGGCAGCGAGAGAGCGAACTGTCTGAATCGTCGTGTTCCACAGAGGATTTAGAGTGCTCTGCTGTGTCAGATACGTTGGAAAGCATGTCATGGTTGGCAGGCCAAAATCGTGCAG ATGAGCAGTCTGAAGTAGCAGATTCTGCAGCTATAGAAAGAGATGTCATGGGAAAACTGATTGAtccaaaaaataaagaagctggCATTAAGCAAGACAAATCTGTCATCAAAACTCGTGCTG AAACTACTGAATTATTAGATGGAGAACTGGATGCTCTCTGGTCTTTTTGCACCGTTAAGATAAGTAAGATGCGTCAGCAGCTGATCTCTAAGCAGGCAAATGGTGACAAGTCAAGAAAGCTGCAGCGTGGATTCACAGCAAAGAAACCAGAGACAAGTGACTTGCGCTGCATTGTTCCTGGTCAGCTAATGAACAGGATCCGCCTGAAAAATATCAGAGACACTGTTAAACAG GTGACAGAAGCTCAAATCCATGAATCTTCAGCGTGCCCTGACtgtcagaagaagaaagcagagttaGCCAAGATTGCCTTTCTCAGACGGAAGAAGGTTCTAATGGAAAATGCTTTAATCCAAGAGCAACTGGAAGAACAGATTTACTCCAGA gatGTGCTTACACTTATAGGAGAAGCACTCAGAAGCTTTCCCAAACCTTCAGAGGATCCCAGGAACTTATGGCAAAGGCTGAAAG ttaaAGGAAGGACTGAGTTTGGTGAATGCCTGAAATCTTCAGCTTCATTGGAAGGATGA